The following is a genomic window from Collimonas fungivorans Ter331.
ACGATTTTTATTATCCGGTGGCCAGTCCGAACTACCGCGGCGGCAAGCTGCCGAAAACGCCGCAGGAACTGGAGCAGTGCAGTCTGCTGCGGATGGATACCGAGTCGTCGTGGCTGCCTTGGTTCGAGGCGGCGGGAATCGACCTGGTGGAGCCTACCGGCGGCTTGCTGATCGAGGATGCCTCGATGCTGCTGCGCTCGGCGTCGGATGGTTTGGGGATTGCGTTGACCCGGCACGCGATTGCGCTGCAGGAGATTGCTTCGGGCGAGCTGGTGCGCCTGTTCGACGTCGTCGCGCGCTGCCCGCTATCGTATTATTTCGCCTGCACCAAGGAAGCGATGAGCAAGCCGCAGGTGCAGGCTTTCCATCGCTGGCTGCTGGACGAGGTGAGGACGTTCAAGGCGCAAAGCGAATGGCCCGGAGAACCCGAGCCGTAATCCGCTTTACAGGACCATCTTGACCATAGGGTGCGACGACAGGGCCCGGTACAGGTTATCCAGCTGCTCGCGGTTGACGGCATACACGTTGGCCGTCAGGCCGGTGTAATTGCCCTTGGACGATGGCCGCACTTCCAGCTTGTCGATGTGGAAAGTAGGATCATGCTGCACCACCACGCCGACGATGGTTTCCGCGAAAGCGTCATGGGTCGGTCCCATGATCTTGATGGGAAATACGCTTGGATATTCGATCAGGCTGTCGGCTGGATCGATTGGCTTGGTCAGGTCGGTCATGGTCTTTTACTCTTTAGTGATGTTACTGGCAGGTAGTTTACTCTCCTGGCACATCAGCGGCACGCCATTCTCCAAGAATGACTTGTCCAAATGAAAACAGGGTGGAGAATTTTCCACCCTGCAACCTCTCCCGCTACCCGACAGAAACCCGTTCCGTTCAGGCAGCGGCCTTGGCCAGCTGATATGCCTCGTATAACTGCTTGTATATGGGGCCGGGAGCGCCATTTCCAATAGCCTTGCCGTCGATAGATACCACCGGCAGCACTTCCTTGGTGGCCGACGACAGTAGTACTTCGTCAGCCGCAAACACCTCTTCGCGCGCAATCCGGCGCGCTTCGAACGGGATGCCGCCGGCAGCGCACAATTCCTCGATCAGGCGATAGCGGATCCCTTCCAGGATCAGGTTGTCCTTGGGCGGCGCCATCAGCTTGCCGTGCTTGACGATCCAGACATTTGACGACGACGCTTCGGTCAGCCAGCCGTCGCGGAACTGGATCGCTTCCACCACGCCGTGCTCGGCGGCATTCTGCGCCGCCAGCACATTGCCCAGCAGCGAGATCGACTTGATTTCGCAATGCAGCCAGCGCTGGTCTTCCATCGACACGCAAGGCACGCCGCTGGCGCGCAAGGCATCGCTCGGCAATACCAGCGGGTTGGTCATGACGAACACGGTGGGCGTCAGCGCCTCTTTCGGAAACGCATGGCCGCGCTTGGCGACGCCGCGCGTGACGTGGATGTAGACCATCTGGTCATCCGCCGGATGGGCGTCGATCACGCCCTGGATCAGCGCCAGCCATTGCTGCTTGTCATGCGGATTTGTAATACTGATTTTCGCCAGGCTGCGGAACAGGCGCGCCAGGTGGTGCTCGGAACGGAACAGCTTGCGGCCGTAGATAGGAATCACCTCATACACGCCGTCGCCGAAAATAAAGCCGCGGTCGAGTACCGGGATGCGCGCTTCGGACAGCGGCGTCATGCTGCCATTGAGATAGACCAGGTCTTGCATGATCGGATTCCTGAAAAATGTGGGAATCCAATTCTGGCACAGCGCCAGCTTGCAGGGTATGCAAAAAAAGTATGCGGGAGACGGATGGATGCGGCTCCAGGGAAACCTTGCCGGCATGGCCGGATGATTTCGGCGCGATGCGGTAGCATGTGCATACTTCAACTTCGAGGAAGCGTTCCTCCCGTGTCCCGACCATGACTGTCACCCCCGCCACCCCCGTCCTTACCCGCTGCGCCTGGGCCAATCCCGCCAACCCGCGTTACCTGGCCTACCACGACGAGGAATGGGGCAAACCCTGCCATGACGAGGTGCGGCTGTTCGAAATGCTGAACCTGGAAGGCGCACAGGCCGGCCTCAGCTGGGAAACCATCCTCAACAAGCGCGACAACTACCGGCGCGCCTTCGACAACTGGGACGCCAAGAAAATCGCCCGCTACGACCAGGACAAGGTGGCCGCCCTGCTGGCCGACGCCGGCATCGTCCGCAACCGCCTGAAGATCGCCGCCGCCATCAGCAACGCCCAGGCCTATCTCAAGCTGCGCACCGAAACCGGCGGCCTGGCGCCTTTCTTGTGGGCCTATGTGGAGGGCAAGCCGATCCAGAATGAATGGACGCTGCTGGGCGGCAATCCCGCCACCACGCCCTTGTCCGACCGCATTTCCAAGGACCTGGGCAAGCGCGGCTTCAAATTCGTCGGCTCGACCATCATTTACGCCTACATGCAGGCCATCGGCATGGTCAACGACCATTGCGTGGAATGCTTCCGGCACCAGGCGGTGGCTGAGTAATTCCGATGCCAATCTAACCCTGCGGCGGACCGCTCTGGTCCGCCAGCAGGTAAGCGACCACATCGGTCAACTGCTCGACCAGCTCCGGATCCATGTACTGGTATTCGTCCGGGATATCCAGTACGTGGATGGTTTTGTGTTCCAGCAGTCGCCCGAACTCGGCGACGATGCGGTTCTTGTGCTTTTTCTCCATGACAAAGATCACATCGGCCCAGCTGATGTCGCCGGCGCTGATTTTCCTGCGCGCGTTCGGGCTGGTTCCGGCCGAGCGCGCCTGTATCCCGGGCTGGCGGCGCCATACCTGCTCGCCTGTCGGGCTGCGCCACTGGTTGCGGCTGCAGACAAAGAGTAATTTAGTCATTGACCGGTTTGCTGTCTTATTTGTAGGCAGAAATGTTTGAGTCGTAGCCAGCGCCTGCTGCCATGGTTTTCATGCAGGCGCAAACACGGAACGACTCCCGGCTCACCCGACAAGCCGCATGCCGGCGCTCTTGGCAGCCTTGCTGTCAAAAGTCGCCGTATGCAGGCAGCCGGCATTATTGGCCGAACGTTCGAGGAGACAATCTGCGAAGTCTGCGTTTGAGCGCGCGTAAACATGCAGCGCCCTTAAGACAATTTCAGCATTTTCGATTTTGAATGTCCGCACGCGCAGCAATTTTTCCAATACGGCGACGATTTCGTCTTTTGTCGCCTGGTAGCACCCCTGCATTACCCATACCAGCTCCATCAAAGCGACCAGGCCGATAAATCCTGGATCGGCATCGGAAAGCGATTCGATTAATGCTGTCGCCTTGGGCGACTGCTTGGGATCGTCTTGTGCGACATAGCGCACCAGGATGTTGGTATCCAGGCCGATCATCGTTTGCCGGCGCCACGCTGCGCAATGACTTGATTCATTTGTTCGATACTGACCGGAGCCGCGGGTTTGCGCAGCATTCCCTTCAGGGACTGCACGGCTTCAGTGGCTGCAACAAACGCATACTGCCCATTCTCGATTTCCACAAATTCAACCCGGCTTCCGGTATCCAGGCCGAGCGCGGCCCGTACCGCAGCAGGTATCGTGATCTGGCCTTTGGAAGTCACGGTAGCGGTAGACATATCTGTCCTTTCAAATTCATCATTCCTTACTTTATAGTAAGGAAAACAAAAAATCAAGATTGCCGGCAAGCCAAGCGGGAACGCCGCCCTTCCCGTCGCCACGCGGTTCTGCTACATTGCCGCCATGCCTAAACTGACCTTAGACCGTATCCTGCAATCGCAGGGTTTCGGCAGCCGAAAATATTGCCGTGAGTTAATTGAGGACGGCGAAGTCGTCATCAACGGCGCCGCCGTCACCGACTACAAGTCCACGCCCGACACCGACGGCCTGGTGTTTACCCTGTTCGAAGAGGAATGGACCTACCGCGAACACGTCTATATCGTGCTCAACAAGCCGGCCGATATCGAATGCTCGCGCAAACCCAGCCATCACCCCGGGGTGCTGAGCATCCTGCCGGAGCAGTTCAGCTGGCGCGATGTGCAGCCGGTCGGGCGGCTCGATCACGACACTACCGGCCTGCTGCTGATGTCGGACGACGGCAGCTTCATCCATGCCCAGTCGTCGCCCAAGCGGCACGTGCCAAAGCTGTATGTCGCCACTACCCACGATCCTGTCACGGAAGAACTGGTGCAGAGCCTGCTGGCCGGCGTCAAGCTGCATGACGAGCCGCAAACGCTGGCGGCCGTCAGCTGCCGCGTGCTGGGCACGCATGAAATCGAGATCGTGCTGGAACAAGGCAAATACCACCAGGTCAAGCGCATGCTGGTGGCCGCCGGCAACCATTGCACCGCCTTGCGCCGCACCGCCATCGGCGGCTTGACGCTGGAAGCGCTGGAACTGGAAATAGGGGAATGGTGCTACCTGGAGCCGGAACACCTGGCCTTGCTGGTGCCCGCTTAAGACGTAAAAAAAGCGCAGGACCTGAGCCTTGCGCTTTTGTTGCCAGCGATTGCAGCCGCTTAGTGCGAGCGGATCATGGTGCCGAAAGCCTGTTCGGTCAACACTTCCAGCAGCAGCGAGTGCTCGATCCGGCCATCGATGATGTGCACGGTATTGACGCCCGACTTGGCGGCATCCAGCGCCGACGAAATCTTCGGCAGCATGCCGCCGGAGATAGTGCCGTCCTTGAACATCTCGTCGATTTCACGGGCTGACAGGTCAGTCACCAGGTTGCCTTGCTTATCCTGCACGCCTGCAATGTTGGTCATCATGATCAGCTTTTCCGCATGCAGGATCTCGGCGATCTTGCCGGCCACGACGTCGGCGTTGATGTTGTAGGCCTGGCCGTCGGCGCCAAAGCCGATCGGCGAAATGATCGGGATAAAAGCGTCGTCCTGCAAGGCCTTGACCACCGCCGGATTGATCGCTTCGATCTCGCCGACAAAACCGATGTCGAGGAATTCGCCCGGCTTTTCGCGGTCCGGCATGCGGTATTTGCGGGCCCGGATCAGGCCGCCGTCCTTGCCGGTCAGGCCGACTGCCTGGCCGCCGTAGTGATTGATCAGCATCACGATATCCTGCTGCACTTCACCGCCCAGCACCCACTCCACCACTTCCATGGTTTCTTCGTCGGTGATGCGCATGCCTTGCACGAAAGTGCCTTGCTTGCCGATTTTCTTGAGGGCGTTGTCGATCTGCGGGCCGCCGCCATGCACCACCACCGGGTTCATGCCGACCAGCTTGAGCAGGATCACGTCGCGCGCGAAGCCGTGCTTCAGGCGCTCTTCGGTCATGGCGTTGCCGCCGTATTTGACGACAATGGTTTTACCGTGGAACTGACGGATGTAAGGTAACGCCTCGGCCAGAATTTCAGCTTTGATTCCTGGGGCAACGTTGGCAAGATCGTTGGTCAAATCGGCCATGGACAGTCCTACAAGAGAGGTTTCTGAGCTTGTCAGAAGAGAATAAAAGGTGCAAAGACTGCAACTCGATGGAGTTAAAAATCGCTGCGCGATGGATCAGCGCGATTTTACATGGAAATGCGCCCGCTTAGATACGGCAGGCCGGCCAATAATCTTGCGATGTTGCGTAGCGATGTTGTGTAGATGCATCAATGCCGGGAAGATGGTTATCATGGAGCCGATTCCCCACCGCATTCAAAGGATAAGCAGAATGGCGCAATGTCCCGCCTGCCGGCAGCAGTTTTCCTGCGGCGCCGGTCAGCATCCGGACCAGCCTTGCTGGTGCAGCCGTCTGCCGCCGCTGGCCAGCGCCAAACCGGCGGCCACGGCGTGTTATTGCCCGGATTGCCTGCAGCGCTTGCTGCGACAAGAACAGACCGCAGAAAAACCGGCGCCTTAAAAACTAAGGACTAAGGGCAGCTGCGCACTTCCTGGGCAGGGAAATCCAGCTTGATCTTGTCGAAGGCAAGCCGGTTGTCGCCGCCGAGGTCGCGCAGCTGGAACGCCACCTTGCTGGAACTGACGCTGCGCGTGCCGACCTTGGCCCCGCTCAGGCCGCGCTTGGCCAGGCTGGCGACCTGCTTTTGCGCGGCTTCGTCGGTTTTGAAAATGCCCAGCGAAATGCCATAGCGCAGCGGGCTCGCATCCTGGATCACGAAAAAGTCGCTGATTCCCAGCCGGCGCACCTCGTCGGCCTTGGCGTCGGCCGCTTCCTTGCTGCCCAGCGACGGCAGGTACACCATATGGCTGGCCACTTCCTGGGTTTCACGGCGGACAAACTTGATGGCCGGCATGCGCTCCGCCAGCTGGCTCGAAAAGCGCCGCGCTTCGGCCGCGCTGAAATTGCCGACTTCGGTGCAGGCCACCGGCGCCAGATCGGCGGCCGTGGCGGCGGGCGCCAGCGCGGCGCTGGCGAGCGAGGTAGCCGCCGCAGCCGGCGGGTTCTCGGCCGCCGTCATCCGGATTTTGTCCGGCTGCAGCTGCCTGCCGATGCGCGCCGGCTCCCTGCCGTCGCTGTAGAGGGCGCCGAGATAGCCTTTTTGCATGGCAAACAAGGCGGCATTCGCCAGTAACAACAGCCAGAAAATGATTTTCAACATAGAGTTGCCGCGGCAGTTTGGAGACCGATCAGTACCAGATTATCAACTGTTTCGTGTGCTATGGACAGATAGGGCGCAATCAGCGCCGCCGAACCGCCGGCCACCACGCACAGTACGTGCGCTCCCGGCGCTTGCCGGCCGAGCAAGCCAAATGCCCGTTCGATGGCGCCGACCTGGGCGTTGATGCAGCCGCTGATGATGGCGTCGTCGGTATTGTCGGCAAACAGCGTATTGACTTGCACATGGTCTGTAATATGCGGCAGCTGCGCGGTGCTGCGCGCCAGCGACGTCGCCATCAGCCCCAGTCCCGGCAGGATCATGCCGCCGCTGAATACGCCGTCGGCGCTGACCGCGTCGATCGTGGTGGCGGTGCCGCAGGTGGCGACCAGCAGGGTCTGCTGCGGAAACAGCCGTTGCGCGCCCAGCGCCGCGGCAAAGCGGTCGCAGCCGAGTTGCGCCGGATCGCGATAAGCATTGCGCAGGCCGGCCAGCTGCGGCAGCGAGGCAAACCAGTGGGGCCGCACGGCAATGCCGAAAACCGTCTCCAGCAGCGTTTGCAAGCGTTCCTGTATATGCTCGCCGGCAACGTTCGAAATCAGTATGCGCGTCACCGTCAGCTTGCGCCAGCGTTCGCTCAGCGCCACCAGCTCGCCATGCGCCGCCGAACCGCTTTCCAGCCACGCGCCGGCCAGCTCGCCCGCCACCGGCAAGGCTGTAAGCGCCCATTTGATGCGGGTGTTGCCGACATCGATCAACAGCATGCCCATGGTTCAGCCTTCCTTCGGGCGCAATGAAATATCGCCGGCCATGATCGCAATCGGATTGCTGCCGCCATCCGTTTGCAGCAGCAGGCGTCCGATCTGGTCGATGCCCAGCGCCTTGCCTTCGTGCAGCGTCTTGCCTTGGTCCAGGATCGCTACCTGCTGGCCGGCAAACGCATGCAGCCGGTTCCAGCGTTCGACAAAAGCCGACAGGCCCTCGCTTTCGAATTGCCACATGTTTTGCGCCAGCCCGCTCAGCAATGAACCGAGCAGCAAGTCGCGGTCCTGCGCTGCCGCCGCCGGCAGATTGGCGGTGCGGCGTCCGATCTGTTCTTGCAATTTCTCCGGTATGGAAAGATTGATGCCGATGCCGATCACCGCCCACAGCTGCTGGTCCGGCGCGGTCGCGGTTTCGATCAGGATGCCGGCCAGCTTGCGGCCGCCCTGCAACACGTCGTTCGGCCATTTCAACTGGACCTCGACGCCGAAATCGGCCAGGGTCTCGGCAATCGTCACGCCTACCGCCAGCGGCAAACCGACCAGCGCCTGCAGCGGCGAGGCGAACGGCCAGGCCAGCGAAAAAGTCAGCGCCGCCGCCGGCGCCGTCAGCCAGGCGCGGCCGGCGCGGCCACGGCCGGCGGTCTGCGTCAGCGCTACCAGCAAGGTCGGTGCGCGCAGCGCGTCTTTGCCGCTGTCGCGGCCGTTGCCAGAGACGCGCGCCAGCAGGTCGGCATTGGTCGAACCGGTTTCGGCGACCACTTCGATCAGGCATTGCTCGGCATGATGGCCGGCAAAAGCGGCGATGCGGGCAGCGGACAACTGGCTCGCGGGCGAAATTGGTGCAATAAATTGTGCGGTCATGCCGCGCATTGTAGCGGGAGTAACAGGAAAAAGCGGAGAAAAAGCGAGGAAAATGCAGCTCGCAACGCATGGTTTTACCCATGTAAATACAATAAAAAACAACGACATGGCTAATCCGTATGGCATATTTCTCTAGAAACCGTTAAATCGCCTGGACCGCTGCTGCTTGCCGCCCGCTTTTATCACTACTTGTCATAGTGTGGAAAGCAATTCTCCCTTAAACTGATGCGATGCCGAATCCAGATTCCACTACTCCTGTTCTTGATCTCAAAGATGGCAGCCTGGTAGCCGCCCACGGCAACTGGCAGGTGCATGCCTTGACCCAGCCGGGAGTGATCAAGGCGCTGCAGGCCAAGCTGAAAAACCTGGCCAGGCAAAACGACGCGCTGCGCTGGGACCTGTCCGAGATCGGCACGCTGGACCATATCGGCGCGCAATTCCTGTGGAACGCATGGGGCAAGACCCGCCCCAAACAATTGACCGTGGCGCCGCAGCACCGCGATTTTTTCCAGCGCCTGGCCAGCGCCGGCACCCTGGCCCTGCCGCCCAAGCCGCCGCGCCGCCGCCTGTTCAACGCGATCTACGACATGGGCGTCGATGTCTTTGAGCACGTGACCGGCTTCATCACCCTGCTGGGACAGCTGGTGCTGGATTTCCTGCGCATGGTGCAAGCGCCGCAGCGCGCGCCGTGGAAGGAAATTTCCGCCAATGTCTACCACGTCGGCTACCAGGCTTTGGGGATCACCGCGCTGGTCGGGTTTCTGATCGGCGTGGTGCTGTCGTTTTTATCCGCACAGCAATTGCATACCTTCGGCGGCGACATCTACCTGGTCAATATCCTCGGCATGAGCATCATCCGCGAACTGGGGCCGCTGCTGGCGGCGATCCTGGTGGCCGGCCGCTCCGGTTCGGCGATCACCGCGCAGCTGGGCGTGATGCGCGTCACCGAAGAACTCGACGCCATGCTGGTGATGGGTTTGCCGCACGGCTTCCGCCTGATCCTGCCGCGCGTGCTGGCCTTGCTGGTGGCGATGCCTTTGCTGGTCATCTGGACCGATGCGATTGCCCTGCTGGGCGGCATGGTCGCCGCGCAATTGCAGCTGGGTTTGTCGCCGACCTATTTCCTGCAGCAGCTGCCGAATGCGGTGCCGCTGCCCAACTACCTGATCGGCCTCGGCAAAGGCGCGGTGTTCGGCGGCCTGATTGCGATGGTGGCCTGTTATTTCGGCCTGCGCATCGAGCCCAATACCGAAAGCCTGGGGCACGGCACCACCACTTCCGTAGTGAGCGCGATCACCATCGTGATCGTGGCCGATGCCATATTTGCGATCATTTTCAGCGGCGTGGGATTCTGATGGCCGAATACACACCCAAACCCGCACCCATCATCGAGATCGACAAGCTCTGGACCCAGTTCGGCCAGGCCGTGATCCACCAGGACCTGGACCTGCGCATCGACGCCGGCGAGATCGTCGGCCTGGTGGGCGGCTCCGGTTCCGGCAAGACCACGCTGGTGCGTCAGATACTCGGATTGAACCGGCCCACCAAAGGCAAGGTGACCGTATTCGGCACCGATATCAGCCAGGCCGATGTCGACCAGATGTACGCATTGCAAAACCGCTGGGGCATGCTGTTCCAGCAGGGCGCCCTGTTTTCGGCGCTGACGGTGCTCGACAACGTGGCGTTGCCGATGCGCGAGTTGCGCGCCCTGCCGGATCGGCTGATCAGGGACGCCGCCTTGCTCAAGCTGCAGATGGCCGGCATCGGCCCCGAACATGCGCTGAAGATGCCGTCCGACCTGTCCGGCGGCATGATCAAGCGGGTGGCGCTGGCGCGCGCGCTGGCGCTGGAACCTGAGTTGCTGTTCCTGGACGAACCGACCGCCGGCCTCGATCCGGCCTCGTCGGCGGCGTTCATCGAGCTGATCCGCTCGCTGCACAAGGACATGCACCTGACCGTGGTGATGATCACCCACGACCTGGAACCGCTGCTGGCGCTGTCGACCAAGATCGCGGTGCTGGCGGACAGGCACGTGATCGCCTATGACACGCCGGAGCGCGTGATGAAAGTGCGCCATCCGTTCATTGAATCATTTTTTCTTACTGCCAACCGTTATGAGCATGAAACTTGCGGATAAATGCAGAAAGCGTAGATAGGAAGTCTTATGGAAAATAAAGCGCATGCCCTGATCGCCGGATTGTTCACGGTGGCTTTGCTGATCGCGGCGCTGTTCGGCGTCATGTGGTTCAACAGCGACCGGGTGGAACGGATTCCTTACGAAATCGCCACCAAGCTGTCGGTGCCGGGGCTGAACCCGCAAGCCGATGTCCGTTATCGCGGCCTGGATGCCGGCAAGGTCGACGCCATCACCTTCGATCCGAAATCGCCGGGGCAGATCCTGATCAAGATCAAGATCAATCCGGATACGCCGATGACGCAGTCCACCTTCGCCACCCTGGGTTACCAGGGCGTGACCGGGATCGCCTACATCCAGCTCGACGACGACGGCAGCAAGCCGCTCAAGCTCGACAGCAGCAAGCAGCACCTGGCGCGCATAGAACTGCGCCCCAGCCTGTTCGACAACCTGCAGACCAAGGGCGCGCTGATTCTGTCGCGCGCCAATGAAATGGTCGACAAGCTCAATGGCTTGCTCGATCCGGAGAACCAGAAAACCATGGTGAAGGCGTTCAGCGACGTCAGCAAGACCGTCAATGAATACCAAGGCATCCCGCAGCAGCTGCAGCCGACCCTGAAGCAGCTGCCGGCCCTGACCGGCCAGTTGAACCAGGCGCTGGCCTCGGTCACGGCGCTGTCCAACAACATGATGATGCTCAGCAAGAACCTCAATACCCTGACCAACAGCCTGCAAGGACCGGACGGCGCTGTCGCCAACCTGGCCGGAGCGGTGCAGAATATCGGCTCGGTCGCCAACGGCGTCGAATACGATACGCTGCCGCGCTTCAATGTGCTGACCACGGAGGCGCGTTCGTCGATGCGCAACCTGAACCAGACCATGGACCATTTCAACCAGCAGCCGCAAAGCATCCTGTTCGGCAGCAAGCCGCTGCCTCCGGGTCCTGGCGAAGCCGGTTTTGTAGCTCCAGGCAAATAAACACACGCAAAAACACAAGCGCGACAGAAAGAGCACCCTGTCGCCAACCGATTAAAGGCATGCCATGACCGCTATCCTGAAAACCCTGTCGTCCTTCCTTGCGATTGCCCTGGTCGCCGGCTGCGCCAGCAAGATCGACGCCCCGACCCAATACGACCTGGGCCTGCTGCCGCCCGCAGCGGCAACCGCAGCGCCGTCCTTGCCGGCGGTCAGCCTGGCCGATGTCAATGCGCCGGCCTGGCTGGACAACAACATGATGTATTTTCGCCTGGCCTACGCCAACCAGCTGCAGCCGCGGCCATACGCCGGCAGCCGCTGGACCATGCCGCCGGCGCAGCTGTTCCAGCAGCGCCTGAAATCGCGCCTGGCGCAGGCCGGCGGCACGGTGCTGGCGCTGTCGGACGCTGCGCTCAACATTCCGGTGCTGCGCATCGACATGGATGATTTCACGCAAACCTTCGATACGCCGTCGCACAGCCTGGCGACATTGCAGGTGCGGGCTTCGCTGTTCAACGGCCGCACGCTGCTGGCGCAAAAGAGCTTCAGCCGCCAGGCGGCGACACCCAGCGCCGACGCCGCCGGCGCCGCCAGCGCGTTCGTGGCGGCCAACGACGGCGTGATCGATGACCTGATGGGCTGGCTGGCGACAGTGGCGCCGAAAAAATAATGACGCAGCAAGCAATCCCGACCACCTCCTCGGCCGCGTCCTCGTTCGCCCGCGTCAGCCTGCTGATTTACCTGCTGCTGATCGTCTACGCCAGCTGGTATCCGTTCGCCGGCTGGCGCGACCTCGGCCTGACCGCCTTTGCCTACCTGGACGCGCCGCTGCCGCACTACTGGACAGTGTTCGACGTCTGGACCAACATCGCCGGCTACCTGCCGCTAGGCATGCTGATGGTGCTGTCGTTGCCGCGTTCGCGCCGCTGGTCGCCGTATTGGGCGGTATTGCTGGCTGCCCTGGCCGGCATCCTGGTCTCCGGCAG
Proteins encoded in this region:
- the argB gene encoding acetylglutamate kinase; translation: MADLTNDLANVAPGIKAEILAEALPYIRQFHGKTIVVKYGGNAMTEERLKHGFARDVILLKLVGMNPVVVHGGGPQIDNALKKIGKQGTFVQGMRITDEETMEVVEWVLGGEVQQDIVMLINHYGGQAVGLTGKDGGLIRARKYRMPDREKPGEFLDIGFVGEIEAINPAVVKALQDDAFIPIISPIGFGADGQAYNINADVVAGKIAEILHAEKLIMMTNIAGVQDKQGNLVTDLSAREIDEMFKDGTISGGMLPKISSALDAAKSGVNTVHIIDGRIEHSLLLEVLTEQAFGTMIRSH
- a CDS encoding PIN domain-containing protein, which translates into the protein MIGLDTNILVRYVAQDDPKQSPKATALIESLSDADPGFIGLVALMELVWVMQGCYQATKDEIVAVLEKLLRVRTFKIENAEIVLRALHVYARSNADFADCLLERSANNAGCLHTATFDSKAAKSAGMRLVG
- a CDS encoding cysteine-rich CWC family protein → MAQCPACRQQFSCGAGQHPDQPCWCSRLPPLASAKPAATACYCPDCLQRLLRQEQTAEKPAP
- a CDS encoding AbrB/MazE/SpoVT family DNA-binding domain-containing protein, encoding MSTATVTSKGQITIPAAVRAALGLDTGSRVEFVEIENGQYAFVAATEAVQSLKGMLRKPAAPVSIEQMNQVIAQRGAGKR
- a CDS encoding biotin--[acetyl-CoA-carboxylase] ligase, which encodes MTAQFIAPISPASQLSAARIAAFAGHHAEQCLIEVVAETGSTNADLLARVSGNGRDSGKDALRAPTLLVALTQTAGRGRAGRAWLTAPAAALTFSLAWPFASPLQALVGLPLAVGVTIAETLADFGVEVQLKWPNDVLQGGRKLAGILIETATAPDQQLWAVIGIGINLSIPEKLQEQIGRRTANLPAAAAQDRDLLLGSLLSGLAQNMWQFESEGLSAFVERWNRLHAFAGQQVAILDQGKTLHEGKALGIDQIGRLLLQTDGGSNPIAIMAGDISLRPKEG
- a CDS encoding pseudouridine synthase yields the protein MPKLTLDRILQSQGFGSRKYCRELIEDGEVVINGAAVTDYKSTPDTDGLVFTLFEEEWTYREHVYIVLNKPADIECSRKPSHHPGVLSILPEQFSWRDVQPVGRLDHDTTGLLLMSDDGSFIHAQSSPKRHVPKLYVATTHDPVTEELVQSLLAGVKLHDEPQTLAAVSCRVLGTHEIEIVLEQGKYHQVKRMLVAAGNHCTALRRTAIGGLTLEALELEIGEWCYLEPEHLALLVPA
- a CDS encoding type III pantothenate kinase — its product is MGMLLIDVGNTRIKWALTALPVAGELAGAWLESGSAAHGELVALSERWRKLTVTRILISNVAGEHIQERLQTLLETVFGIAVRPHWFASLPQLAGLRNAYRDPAQLGCDRFAAALGAQRLFPQQTLLVATCGTATTIDAVSADGVFSGGMILPGLGLMATSLARSTAQLPHITDHVQVNTLFADNTDDAIISGCINAQVGAIERAFGLLGRQAPGAHVLCVVAGGSAALIAPYLSIAHETVDNLVLIGLQTAAATLC
- a CDS encoding D-amino acid aminotransferase, which produces MQDLVYLNGSMTPLSEARIPVLDRGFIFGDGVYEVIPIYGRKLFRSEHHLARLFRSLAKISITNPHDKQQWLALIQGVIDAHPADDQMVYIHVTRGVAKRGHAFPKEALTPTVFVMTNPLVLPSDALRASGVPCVSMEDQRWLHCEIKSISLLGNVLAAQNAAEHGVVEAIQFRDGWLTEASSSNVWIVKHGKLMAPPKDNLILEGIRYRLIEELCAAGGIPFEARRIAREEVFAADEVLLSSATKEVLPVVSIDGKAIGNGAPGPIYKQLYEAYQLAKAAA
- a CDS encoding DUF493 family protein gives rise to the protein MTDLTKPIDPADSLIEYPSVFPIKIMGPTHDAFAETIVGVVVQHDPTFHIDKLEVRPSSKGNYTGLTANVYAVNREQLDNLYRALSSHPMVKMVL
- a CDS encoding low molecular weight protein tyrosine phosphatase family protein, whose protein sequence is MTKLLFVCSRNQWRSPTGEQVWRRQPGIQARSAGTSPNARRKISAGDISWADVIFVMEKKHKNRIVAEFGRLLEHKTIHVLDIPDEYQYMDPELVEQLTDVVAYLLADQSGPPQG
- a CDS encoding SPOR domain-containing protein, with the translated sequence MLKIIFWLLLLANAALFAMQKGYLGALYSDGREPARIGRQLQPDKIRMTAAENPPAAAATSLASAALAPAATAADLAPVACTEVGNFSAAEARRFSSQLAERMPAIKFVRRETQEVASHMVYLPSLGSKEAADAKADEVRRLGISDFFVIQDASPLRYGISLGIFKTDEAAQKQVASLAKRGLSGAKVGTRSVSSSKVAFQLRDLGGDNRLAFDKIKLDFPAQEVRSCP
- a CDS encoding MlaE family ABC transporter permease, which codes for MPNPDSTTPVLDLKDGSLVAAHGNWQVHALTQPGVIKALQAKLKNLARQNDALRWDLSEIGTLDHIGAQFLWNAWGKTRPKQLTVAPQHRDFFQRLASAGTLALPPKPPRRRLFNAIYDMGVDVFEHVTGFITLLGQLVLDFLRMVQAPQRAPWKEISANVYHVGYQALGITALVGFLIGVVLSFLSAQQLHTFGGDIYLVNILGMSIIRELGPLLAAILVAGRSGSAITAQLGVMRVTEELDAMLVMGLPHGFRLILPRVLALLVAMPLLVIWTDAIALLGGMVAAQLQLGLSPTYFLQQLPNAVPLPNYLIGLGKGAVFGGLIAMVACYFGLRIEPNTESLGHGTTTSVVSAITIVIVADAIFAIIFSGVGF
- a CDS encoding DNA-3-methyladenine glycosylase I, translated to MTVTPATPVLTRCAWANPANPRYLAYHDEEWGKPCHDEVRLFEMLNLEGAQAGLSWETILNKRDNYRRAFDNWDAKKIARYDQDKVAALLADAGIVRNRLKIAAAISNAQAYLKLRTETGGLAPFLWAYVEGKPIQNEWTLLGGNPATTPLSDRISKDLGKRGFKFVGSTIIYAYMQAIGMVNDHCVECFRHQAVAE